A DNA window from Fragaria vesca subsp. vesca linkage group LG3, FraVesHawaii_1.0, whole genome shotgun sequence contains the following coding sequences:
- the LOC101300521 gene encoding uncharacterized protein LOC101300521, translated as MASLFTFNFIFFIALQLLSLTAAQASQCRPFCGNIPINYPFGIDEGCGSPYYSHLLVCSEPGKLELRTPSGRYPVKSISYSDPHILVTDPFMWNCLDGDSFRPTRPFSLDTSTHLSLSSQNDYLFFNCSEENVIVQPKPMFCERYPEKCDSSCDSSSYLCRHLPECASALTRSTCCSYYPKATESLRLMLKYCASYTSVHWRNTGETQPDDQVPEYGIRVDFDIPVTTRCLQCQDTSKGGGTCGFDTKTQSFLCLCEKGNATTYCNDDSISKHTRKGVIAGAVSGVSVAGAFGIGAGIWYYRKVRAKAPVTCGVQSNENRIF; from the exons ATGGCTTCTCTCTTCACTTTCAATTTCATTTTTTTCATTGCCCTTCAACTTCTCAGCCTCACAGCAGCTCAAGCCAGTCAATGCAGACCTTTTTGCGGCAACATTCCGATTAACTACCCTTTCGGCATTGATGAAGGCTGTGGCAGCCCTTATTACAGTCACCTTCTCGTCTGCTCCGAGCCGGGTAAACTTGAGCTTCGAACACCTTCTGGCAGATACCCTGTCAAGAGCATAAGCTACTCCGATCCTCACATTCTTGTCACTGATCCTTTCATGTGGAACTGCCTAGACGGTGACAGTTTTCGACCAACTAGGCCTTTTAGTCTTGACACCAGTACACATTTGTCACTCTCTTCTCAAAATGACTACCTTTTCTTCAATTGTAGTGAAGAAAATGTGATCGTTCAGCCAAAGCCTATGTTCTGTGAAAGGTACCCGGAAAAGTGTGACTCATCATGTGACAGTTCTAGTTATCTTTGCAGGCACTTACCGGAGTGTGCCTCAGCATTGACAAGAAGTACTTGCTGTTCTTACTATCCCAAAGCCACTGAATCCCTAAGGTTGATGTTGAAGTACTGCGCTAGTTATACTAGTGTGCATTGGAGAAACACCGGTGAGACACAGCCTGATGATCAAGTCCCAGAATATGGCATTCGAGTGGATTTTGATATTCCGGTTACCACACGTTGCCTTCAGTGCCAGGACACATCCAAAGGCGGTGGAACATGTGGATTCGACACCAAAACACAGAGTTTCTTGTGCTTATGTGAGAAAGGAAACGCGACTACTTATTGTAATG ATGATAGCATTTCTAAGCATACGAGGAAAGGTGTGATTGCAG GGGCAGTTTCTGGTGTTTCAGTAGCAGGAGCCTTTGGAATTGGGGCAGGAATTTGGTACTACAGGAAAGTTAGAGCTAAAGCACCAGTTACGTGTGGGGTTCAAAGCAATGAGAACAGGATTTTCTGA
- the LOC101300805 gene encoding uncharacterized protein LOC101300805 has translation MNSLKVFFLLAMLLMASAVTLSATLEEEKSSFFNEDNNGKKQEKNSLRGTISVFFASRAVTASTCDKNPKVCGTAAAGGSSECCSKKCVDLKTDRLNCGKCGVKCKQTEMCCNGHVVNPMSDKKNCGRCNNACKKGNSCAFGMCSYA, from the coding sequence ATGAACTCTCTTAAGGTTTTCTTTCTGCTAGCCATGTTGTTGATGGCTTCAGCCGTTACGCTTTCTGCGACACTAGAAGAAGAAAAATCATCATTCTTCAACGAGGACAACAACGGCAAAAAACAGGAGAAAAATTCTCTCAGGGGAACAATCAGCGTCTTCTTTGCTTCTCGGGCAGTGACAGCGTCAACATGTGACAAAAACCCTAAGGTTTGTGGCACGGCTGCAGCTGGCGGCAGCTCCGAGTGCTGCAGTAAGAAGTGCGTGGATTTGAAGACGGACAGACTCAATTGCGGGAAGTGTGGGGTGAAATGCAAGCAGACAGAGATGTGCTGCAATGGTCATGTTGTGAATCCAATGTCTGACAAGAAAAACTGTGGGAGATGCAACAATGCTTGCAAGAAAGGCAACTCGTGTGCGTTTGGGATGTGCAGCTATGCATAG
- the LOC101300699 gene encoding putative pectate lyase 2-like: protein MANISLLLLLLCSLAYNAPTLEAAYSPSYSKNPKPTTKNVVDSCWRSNPNWARNRQALANCAVGFGKDAIGGKYGRIYVVTTSSDDPINPKPGTLRYGVIQTQPLWIVFAKDMVITLKNELIMNSFKTIDGRGAKVEIAYGPCITVQGVSHVIIHGISIHDCKPGKSGMVRSTLNHVGHRLGSDGDSISIFASSHVWVDHCFLSRGADGLVDITHASTAVTVTNNYFSQHDKVMLLGHNDKFTADKIMKVTIAFNRFGAGLIERMPRVRFGYAHVANNRYDEWKMYAIGGSANPTIFSEGNYFIAPTNPDAKQVTKREAYGGWKNWKWRSSKDVLQNGAYFIQSGWGSCYPMYTRTQKFKVSPGSMVPALTSNAGPLRCIVGKAC, encoded by the exons ATGGCCAACATATCCCTTCTCCTACTGCTTCTTTGTTCACTAGCTTACAATGCTCCAACACTAGAAGCAGCCTATTCCCCAAGCTACTCCAAAAACCCCAAACCCACAACAAAGAATGTAGTCGACTCATGCTGGCGCAGCAATCCCAACTGGGCAAGAAATCGCCAAGCCTTGGCTAACTGCGCAGTAGGCTTCGGCAAAGATGCCATTGGAGGAAAATATGGGCGTATTTACGTAGTCACCACCTCGTCTGATGACCCCATAAACCCTAAACCGGGCACCCTCCGGTATGGTGTGATCCAAACGCAGCCGTTGTGGATCGTTTTTGCCAAAGACATGGTTATCACCCTCAAGAACGAGCTCATTATGAATAGCTTCAAGACCATAGACGGTAGAGGGGCTAAAGTAGAGATTGCTTATGGACCATGCATAACTGTGCAGGGGGTTAGTCATGTTATTATCCATGGAATAAGTATTCATGATTGTAAGCCGGGGAAGTCCGGCATGGTTAGGAGTACTCTTAACCATGTCGGACATCGGCTAGGGAGCGACGGTGATTCCATTAGTATCTTTGCTTCTTCGCATGTTTGGGTTGATCATTGCTTTCTGTCTCGTGGAGCTGATGGCCTCGTTGATATCACACATGCTTCCACTGCAGTCACCGTCACTAACAACTATTTTTCCCAGCACGACAAG GTGATGCTGCTTGGACACAATGATAAATTTACTGCGGATAAAATTATGAAGGTCACAATAGCCTTCAACCGTTTTGGGGCAGGCCTTATTGAAAGGATGCCGAG GGTCAGATTCGGCTATGCTCATGTCGCCAACAATAGATATGATGAGTGGAAGATGTACGCCATTGGTGGCAGTGCTAATCCAACCATTTTCAGTGAAGGCAACTACTTCATAGCTCCTACAAATCCTGATGCCAAACAG GTGACGAAAAGAGAGGCCTACGGGGGCTGGAAGAACTGGAAGTGGAGATCTTCTAAAGATGTGCTCCAAAATGGTGCTTATTTCATACAATCTGGATGGGGAAGTTGTTATCCAATGTACACTCGAACACAGAAGTTCAAGGTCTCTCCAGGATCGATGGTTCCTGCTTTGACCTCAAATGCAGGTCCTCTTCGCTGTATTGTTGGTAAAGCATGTTGA
- the LOC101300421 gene encoding WRKY transcription factor 6-like, with the protein MDKGWGLTLESDSLGFFLNKPPPGAAAPPPLNKRTNLFGDRMFSGIEFPVKTRPADENRTAEVDFFSDKKNKSDDDHGLKSNNTSVSVKKENWSGLDAVNTGLHLVTANAGSDQSTVDDGVSSDPADSKRAKNHELALLQVELQRMNAENQRLKEMLGQVTNNYTALQTHLVAVMHQQQQNQAAADQTSQDRDQNEEKSEEKRHEIGSSGATVPRQFLNLGPREETKTENEVSNSSSEARTRSDSPQNNVSANGKRVGREESPESETQGWVPNKVAKPDSPPKPIDQATEATMRKARVSVRARSEAPMITDGCQWRKYGQKMAKGNPCPRAYYRCTMAVGCPVRKQVQRCADDRTILITTYEGNHNHPLPPAAMAMASTTTAAASMLLSGSMSSADGIMNPNNLLARAILPCSSSVATISASAPFPTVTLDLTTSPPLQFQRPQQGQFQMPFPGQPQNFGSSGSSPQLPQAFGQALYNQSKFSGLQLSQELLAHQAQQQQQQSQTSSFADTVSAATAAITADPTFTAALAAAITSIIGGSSHPNNNNNNSTTSNNSNGANNNNKINSFPGK; encoded by the exons ATGGACAAAGGATGGGGTCTAACCCTTGAATCCGACTCCCTCGGCTTCTTCCTCAACAAACCTCCTCCTGGTGCTGCCGCCCCTCCTCCTCTGAACAAGAGAACCAATCTGTTTGGTGATAGGATGTTTTCCGGTATTGAATTCCCGGTTAAGACGAGACCGGCCGATGAGAACCGCACGGCCGAGGTCGACTTCTTCTCTGACAAGAAGAACAAGAGTGATGATGATCATGGGTTGAAATCCAACAACACGAGTGTCAGTGTCAAGAAGGAGAACTGGTCTGGTTTGGATGCTGTAAAC ACCGGCCTGCACCTTGTTACTGCAAACGCTGGAAGTGATCAATCGACGGTGGATGATGGGGTGTCATCTGATCCGGCGGATAGTAAAAGAGCAAAGAATCATGAG CTGGCACTGTTACAAGTTGAGCTCCAACGTATGAATGCTGAGAATCAGAGACTGAAGGAAATGCTTGGTCAAGTTACCAACAACTACACAGCTTTACAGACGCATCTTGTGGCAGTAATGCATCAACAGCAGCAAAACCAAGCCGCAGCTGATCAAACCTCACAGGATCGTGATCAG AATGAAGAAAAGTCTGAAGAGAAGAGACATGAGATTGGATCATCAGGAGCAACAGTACCAAGGCAGTTTCTGAATTTGGGTCCAAGGGAAGAAACAAAGACTGAGAATGAGGTTTCGAATTCTTCATCCGAAGCCAGAACTCGATCAGATTCACCTCAGAACAATGTTAGTGCTAATGGCAAAAGGGTTGGTAGGGAAGAGAGTCCTGAATCTGAAACACAAGGATGGGTGCCTAACAAGGTCGCCAAGCCCGATTCCCCACCTAAGCCTATTGATCAGGCCACTGAGGCCACCATGAGAAAAGCTCGCGTCTCAGTTCGAGCCCGATCAGAAGCACCTATG ATCACTGATGGCTGTCAATGGCGAAAGTACGGACAAAAGATGGCCAAAGGAAACCCATGTCCTCGTGCTTATTATCGATGTACCATGGCCGTAGGTTGTCCAGTTCGCAAACAG GTACAACGTTGCGCTGATGACAGAACCATATTGATCACAACTTACGAAGGCAACCACAACCACCCGCTGCCCCCAGCGGCGATGGCCATGGCGTCCACCACCACGGCAGCGGCTAGCATGTTACTTTCGGGGTCCATGTCAAGTGCCGACGGCATAATGAACCCGAACAATTTGCTAGCGCGTGCCATTCTTCCATGCTCATCAAGTGTAGCAACAATCTCAGCCTCAGCTCCATTCCCTACTGTCACATTAGACCTCACCACCAGTCCACCGTTACAGTTCCAAAGACCGCAACAAGGCCAGTTCCAGATGCCTTTCCCAGGACAGCCCCAGAACTTTGGATCATCTGGCTCAAGCCCTCAACTGCCCCAAGCATTCGGACAAGCCCTATACAACCAGTCTAAATTTTCCGGGCTTCAACTCTCCCAGGAACTATTAGCGCACCAAGCACAACAACAACAACAGCAAAGCCAAACATCCTCATTTGCTGACACAGTGAGTGCTGCCACTGCTGCCATCACCGCTGATCCGACCTTCACTGCCGCCCTAGCCGCTGCTATCACCTCCATTATCGGCGGATCGTCTCATCCCAACAACAACAACAACAATTCCACAACCTCAAACAACAGCAATGGCGCCAACAACAACAATAAAATCAACAGCTTCCCGGGAAAGTAA
- the LOC101301090 gene encoding uncharacterized protein LOC101301090, whose amino-acid sequence MALAVTLSATLIEEELFLNEKTKATKNHETLDDELLMDAKNQEKTSLRGTSSIFLGPRAVTTSSCDKNPKVCRAAAYGSRSHCCHNKCVDVKTDTLNCGKCGVKCKQGEICCNGHVVRTMSDKKHCGRCDNHCKKGGSCAFGMCSYA is encoded by the coding sequence ATGGCTTTAGCCGTTACTCTCTCTGCAACACTAATAGAAGAAGAACTATTTCTAAATGAGAAAACCAAGGCTACAAAAAATCACGAAACATTAGATGATGAGCTTCTAATGGATGCCAAAAACCAGGAGAAAACCTCCCTGAGGGGAACAAGCAGCATCTTCCTTGGTCCGAGGGCTGTGACGACATCATCATGTGACAAGAACCCTAAGGTTTGTAGAGCCGCCGCATACGGCTCAAGATCACATTGCTGTCACAACAAGTGTGTGGATGTGAAGACGGACACACTCAACTGTGGGAAATGTGGGGTGAAATGCAAGCAAGGAGAGATATGCTGCAACGGCCATGTTGTGCGCACAATGTCCGACAAAAAACACTGCGGGAGATGCGACAACCATTGCAAGAAGGGTGGTTCTTGTGCGTTTGGGATGTGTAGCTATGCTTAA